The following are from one region of the Oncorhynchus masou masou isolate Uvic2021 chromosome 24, UVic_Omas_1.1, whole genome shotgun sequence genome:
- the LOC135511518 gene encoding uncharacterized protein LOC135511518, giving the protein MATPLPLLSSPPHGHPSPPLIFSAPWPPLSPSYLLRPMATPLPLPSSPTHGHPSPPPIFPSPWPPLSPSHLLHPMATPLPLPSSPPHGHPSPLYPIFPTPWPPLSPSHLLHPMATPLPPPIFPAPWPPLSPLPSSPPHGHPSPPSHLLRPMATPLPPPIFSTPWPPLSPLPSSPPHGHPSPLYPIFPTPWPPLSPLPSSPPHGHPSPPSHLLHPMVTPLPSPIFSAPWPPLSPSHLLHPIATPLPPPIFSTPWPPLSPLPSSPPHGHPSPPPIFSAPWSPLSPLPSSPPHGHPSPPSSPPHGHPSPPPIFSTPCLPLSPLPSSPPHAYPSPPPIFSTPCLPLSPIFPTPWPPLSPSHLLHPMVTPLPPPIFSTPCLPLSPIFPTPCLPLSPIFPTPWPPLSPLPSSPPHAYPSPPSSPPHGHPSPPSSPPHGHPSPPLPSSPPHGQASPPLPSSPPYDYPSPPRPHTL; this is encoded by the coding sequence atggccacccctctccccctcctatcttcCCCTCCCCAtggccacccctctccccctctcatcttctccgccccatggccacccctctccccctcctatcttctccgccccatggccacccctctccccctcccatcttcTCCGACCCAtggccacccctctccccctcccatcttcccctccccatggccacccctctccccctcccatcttctccaccccatggccacccctctccccctcccatcttcTCCACCCCATggtcacccctctcccctctaccccatcTTCCCCACCCCAtggccacccctctccccctcccatcttcTCCACCCAATggccacccctctcccccctcccatcttCCCCGCCCCATggccacccctctcccccctcccatcttctccaccccatggccacccctctcccccctctcatcttctccgccccatggccacccctctcccccctcccatcttctccaccccatggccacccctctcccccctcccatcttCTCCACCCCATggtcacccctctcccctctaccccatcTTCCCCACCCCATggccacccctctcccccctcccatcttCCCCACCCCATggccacccctctcccccctcccatcttCTCCACCCCATggtcacccctctcccctctcccatcttctccgccccatggccacccctctccccctcccatcttcTCCACCCCATcgccacccctctcccccctcccatcttctccaccccatggccacccctctcccccctcccatcttctccgccccatggccacccctctccccctcccatcttcTCCGCCCCATggtcacccctctcccctctcccatcttctccaccccatggccacccctctcccccatcttccCCACCCCAtggccacccctctccccctcccatcttcTCCACCCCATgcctacccctctcccccctcccatcttCTCCACCCCATgcctacccctctccccctcccatcttcTCCACCCCATGcctacccctctcccccatcttccCCACCCCAtggccacccctctccccctcccatcttcTCCACCCCATggtcacccctctcccccctcccatcttCTCCACCCCATGcctacccctctcccccatcttccCCACCCCATGcctacccctctcccccatcttccCCACCCCATggccacccctctcccctctcccatcgtCTCCACCCCATGcctacccctctcccccatcttccCCGCCCCATGgccacccctctcccccatcttccCCGCCCCAtggccacccctctccccctctcccatcttctccgccccatggccaggcctctccccctctcccatcttctcCGCCCTATgactatccctctccccctcgtcCCCACACTCTCTGA